In Campylobacter concisus, the genomic window ACTAGACGAAAGGGTCATAAACCCAAAAATGGTGTCCTGCGTTGGATTCGAACCAACGGCCCCCTCATTAAAAGTGAGATGCTCTACCGACTGAGCTAGCAAGACATTTATTTAAAAAAGAATTGAGATTATACAAAAAACATTATTACATGTCAAGAAAAGGATGTTTAAAATTTGTTTTTAGCTAACATGGTTGCATGGTTAGGTTGGTTTGGCATCAATAAGTTTTCAAAATAAAATATCTCATCAAGCCCACTTGCAAGATATGCGGACACCAAATGGATGAATATTGGATTTACTAAGATATGTTTTTATTATAAAGTTTTTCTATATTAAGTATCTTACTTTTTAGCCTCATGCGAACAGTTATTGCTATACGATAGATGATGCGTAATTCGTTGTAAAAATTGTGAATAATATGGATCAACGATATTGATTGTACATATGGCTAAATAAATTATTTTGAACTAATAAATTGATGCTATAGAGTTATTTAAAGACAGCATATATTTGAGATATTCACCTGAATAAATTCTAATTGTCTCGTGTAAGTTAAACCAAAATTATAGATAGTACTTGAAAAATATTTTAAACTGCAGTCAATAAATAAAAATCTATAAGAACATAAATCTAGGATATTTAAGATTAGGATTAAACCCCATTAATAGGGGTTTAATAAATTAAATAATTATAGTCCATCAAAAGGATTTGAAACTACATCTTTGCGATCTACTATGTAAGGTATAATAGCTGCATGACGAGCTCTTTTGATCGCTTTTTCTACCATTTCTTGATGTCTTTTTGATGTGCCAGTTAAACGCCTTGGCATTATTTTAAATCTCTCTGATAAGCAATACTTCAAAAGAGAAGTATCCTTATAATCTATAAAATCAATTTTAGCTTCTGTAAATTTACAATATTTGCGTGAATATTTTCTTTTTTCTGCCATTTTCTATCCTTTAAATTAAAACGGTATTTCGTTGTCGCCATCAAAATTATCGGCGTCAATGTTTATATCAGGGATTTTCTCCTCATAGTACTCTTCTTGTGCTTTTTTATTTTGTGGTTGCATTTGCTGTCTTTGTGGTGCTGAATTTTGATATCCACCATTGCCATAGCTATTAGTTGAACCATTATTTCGTTGTTGTGAGTACGAACTATTTTGATTAAATCCACCTTGACTTTGTCCATTAGCTCCGCTATTTCCGCCAAGCATCTCCATATTTTCAACTACGATTGAGTGTTTTGAACGGTTTTGTC contains:
- the rpsR gene encoding 30S ribosomal protein S18, whose protein sequence is MAEKRKYSRKYCKFTEAKIDFIDYKDTSLLKYCLSERFKIMPRRLTGTSKRHQEMVEKAIKRARHAAIIPYIVDRKDVVSNPFDGL
- a CDS encoding single-stranded DNA-binding protein, whose protein sequence is MFNKVVLVGNLTRDIELRYTTSGSAIGNSGIAVTRKFNTNGEKREETCFIDISFFGKSAEIANQYLSKGSKLLVEGRLKFDQWTDNNGQNRSKHSIVVENMEMLGGNSGANGQSQGGFNQNSSYSQQRNNGSTNSYGNGGYQNSAPQRQQMQPQNKKAQEEYYEEKIPDINIDADNFDGDNEIPF